One Terriglobales bacterium genomic region harbors:
- the lpxB gene encoding lipid-A-disaccharide synthase, giving the protein MKILLSAGEASGENYGAQLIAALKQREPSLDCYGVGGERMRAAGCRIVVDAKDTAVVGLAEVVTRLPKMWGEFRKLLRAVDANKPDGAVLIDFPDWNLRLARELHRRKIPVVYYVSPQLWAWRPKRIAQIKRYVRRMLVIFPFEEAWYRERGVEAEYVGHPLADLPPPGPPPPLRSPQIPIALLPGSRKKEIFINIPAMLQAARALGKQYQFIIPVASTVSSKWMVDLIHRVIGQDPGVNLKLETDARIVLSQARAAVIASGTATVEAALIGTPFVMVYRVTPLTWKLGRRLVSVPFFAMPNLIVGREVVPELVQDKFTADGIVARLNEILVDGPARQTMFEGLKQVRAKLAAPAGSAGASDRAADAVLTALTGAN; this is encoded by the coding sequence GTGAAAATTCTGCTCTCCGCCGGGGAAGCCTCCGGTGAAAATTACGGCGCGCAGTTGATTGCGGCCCTCAAACAACGCGAGCCCTCTCTGGATTGTTATGGCGTCGGAGGCGAACGCATGCGCGCCGCCGGCTGCCGGATTGTGGTGGACGCCAAAGATACCGCTGTGGTCGGCCTCGCCGAAGTCGTCACCCGCCTGCCGAAAATGTGGGGAGAGTTCCGCAAGCTGCTGCGCGCCGTCGACGCCAACAAGCCCGACGGCGCCGTGCTCATCGATTTTCCCGACTGGAACCTCCGCCTTGCACGCGAGCTCCATCGCCGCAAGATTCCCGTCGTCTACTACGTCAGCCCGCAGCTCTGGGCCTGGCGCCCGAAACGCATTGCGCAGATCAAGCGCTACGTCCGAAGGATGCTGGTCATCTTTCCCTTTGAAGAAGCGTGGTATCGCGAACGCGGTGTCGAAGCCGAGTACGTCGGCCACCCGCTTGCCGACCTGCCCCCGCCCGGCCCGCCACCGCCACTGCGCTCGCCTCAAATTCCGATCGCCCTGCTGCCCGGAAGCCGCAAAAAGGAAATCTTCATCAACATTCCTGCCATGCTGCAGGCGGCGCGCGCGCTCGGCAAGCAGTACCAGTTCATCATTCCGGTCGCATCCACCGTCAGCTCGAAGTGGATGGTAGACCTGATTCACCGCGTCATCGGCCAGGATCCGGGGGTGAATCTCAAACTGGAAACTGACGCGCGGATCGTGCTCTCGCAGGCTCGGGCAGCGGTGATTGCCAGCGGAACGGCCACCGTGGAAGCGGCGCTGATCGGCACGCCGTTCGTCATGGTTTATCGCGTGACGCCGCTGACCTGGAAGCTCGGCCGGCGGTTGGTCAGCGTCCCATTTTTCGCCATGCCGAACCTGATCGTCGGGCGCGAAGTCGTGCCCGAATTGGTGCAGGATAAATTCACGGCGGACGGTATCGTCGCGCGGCTGAATGAAATTCTTGTCGACGGTCCCGCCCGGCAGACGATGTTCGAAGGATTGAAACAGGTGCGCGCCAAACTGGCCGCCCCCGCCGGTTCA